A single window of Zootoca vivipara chromosome 17, rZooViv1.1, whole genome shotgun sequence DNA harbors:
- the RNF10 gene encoding E3 ubiquitin-protein ligase RNF10 encodes MLQSTPVAATAAPAHDVMDKSNPCGSGLGAGSSSSASAGKGQQPRSNSAGPAGGESKPKGDGKNAGGSKQRYNRKRETSYPKNDNSASQSRRSTSQKSKAFNKMPPQRGGHGSGSKPFSSSSNGGRRDEVAEVQRAEFSPAQFSGPKKISLNHLLNFTFEPRGQASYVGNGRGSWGKRNRWENKPFSKELFLQANCQFVVCDDQDYTVHFTDPDTLVNWDFVEQVRICSHEVPSCPICLYPPTAAKITRCGHIFCWACILHYLSLSEKTWSKCPICYSSIHKKDLKSVVALETRQYAIGDTITMQLMRRGKGVLIAQPKSKLVNVEQPIHLGDEQHGQYSKLLLASKTQVLQEVILGEKVALLRQYEEDKHTPEACFIEAAIQELKDREGNLMSDKNRESDVAGTTAAVEALIVTELSDKAAAAAVVTQERKPVLEYLSAFEEEILEPPPVDSAAAVLPPFEVEEAVGVDDAKESGRDLPGTSEMEGAGLPEPACEKPETAFSSGHPNTTPFYYFYQAEDGQCLYLHPVNVRCLVHEYGSLEKSPEKITATVVEISGHSMTEDVRQRHRYLCHLPLTCEFSICELALKPPVISKETLQMFSDDIEKRKRLRQKKARDERRRERRIEIEENKKQGRYPEVHIALENLQQFPAFSACSGEYAGTENQTDALLSPVGSSPISQSESVYTPQSPAGSLGSPSLFVGNLEEESTLPSFAQMLRAGKAKPETWNSFQPKKKEENSTLAPPAPGDSDGESDNSDRVPVPSFQNSFSQAIEAAFLKLDKPSTSDHLLEEKRGKKKKQKQKLLFSTSVVHTK; translated from the exons ATGCTCCAGAGCACGCCCGTCGCAGCAACAGCAGCTCCAGCCCACGACGTGATGGACAAGAGCAACCCCTGCGGCTCCGGCCTCGGCGCCGGCTCCTCTTCCTCGGCGTCGGCAGGCAAAGGGCAGCAGCCCCGCTCTAACTCGGCCGGCCCGGCCGGGGGAGAGTCCAAGCCCAAAGGCG ATGGAAAAAATGCAGGTGGATCCAAACAGCGTTATAATCGTAAACGAGAAACTTCATATCCCAAAAATGATAACTCTGCCAGCCAATCCCGTCGCTCCACTTCACAGAAAAGCAAAGCTTTTAATAAGATGCCCCCTCAGAGGGGTGGACATGGCAGTGGCAGCAAACCTTTTAGCTCTTCTTCTAATGGTGGAAGACGAGATGAG GTAGCAGAGGTCCAGCGGGCAGAGTTCAGCCCTGCCCAGTTTTCTGGACCCAAGAAAATTAGCCTGAACCACTTGCTGAACTTTACTTTTGAACCTCGCGGCCAAGCAAGCTACGTTGGGAATGGCCGCGGCAGCTGGGGCAAGAGGAACAGATGGGAGAACAAGCCTTTCAGCAAGGAGCTTTTCCTACAGGCCAA CTGCCAGTTTGTGGTGTGTGATGACCAGGACTACACAGTTCATTTCACTGACCCAGACACCTTGGTCAACTGGGACTTTGTGGAACAAGTG CGGATTTGCAGCCATGAAGTCCCCTCTTGTCCGATATGCTTATACCCGCCTACTGCTGCCAAGATCACTCGCTGTGGGCACATCTTCTGCTGGGCATGCATCCTGCATTATCTCTCTCTGAGTGAGAAGACTTGGAGTAAGTGCCCCATCTGTTACAGCTCAATTCACAAGAAAGATCTGAAAAG tgttgTTGCTTTGGAAACCCGTCAGTATGCAATTGGCGACACAATTACGATGCAGCTGATGCGACGGGGGAAAGGGGTCTTGATAGCACAGCCCAAGTCAAAGCTGGTGAATGTGGAACAGCCTATTCATCTAGGAG ATGAGCAACATGGACAGTActccaagctgcttctggcctcCAAGACTCAGGTGCTGCAGGAGGTTATCCTGGGGGAGAAGGTGGCACTCTTGCGCCAGTATGAGGAGGACAAGCACACACCTGAAGCATGTTTCATTGAGGCTGCCATTCAGGAGCTGAAG GATCGAGAGGGAAACTTGATGTCTGACAAAAACAGAGAGAGTGATGTTGCAGGAACCACGGCAGCTGTGGAGGCTCTCATTGTGACGGAGTTATctgacaaagcagcagcagcagcggtagtGACCCAGGAGAGGAAG CCTGTTCTGGAGTatctctctgcttttgaagaagaAATCCTGGAGCCACCTCCTGTAGATTCTGCAGCTGCTGTCCTGCCCCCTTTTGAGGTGGAAGAGGCAGTGGGAGTGGATGATGCCAAGGAATCTGGCAGGGACCTACCGGGCACAAGTGAAATGGAAGGAGCTGGTCTGCCTGAACCTGCCTGTGAGAAACCTGAAACAGCATTCAGCAGTGGACACCCAAACACCACCCCTTTCTACTACTTCTATCAAG CTGAGGACGGGCAGTGCCTGTACCTTCACCCAGTGAATGTCCGCTGTCTTGTGCACGAGTACGGCAGCCTGGAGAAGAGCCCAGAGAAGATCACAGCCACTGTGGTGGAGATATCTGGCCACTCCATGACGGAG GATGTGCGGCAGCGTCATCGTTACCTGTGTCATTTGCCACTCACCTGTGAGTTCAGTATCTGTGAACTAGCTTTGAAGCCTCCTGTCATTTCGAAGGAAACACTGCAGATGTTCTCAG ATGACATTGAGAAAAGGAAGCGCCTGAGACAGAAGAAAGCTCGTGATGAGCGACGTCGGGAGCGCAGGATTGAGATAGAggagaacaagaagcaaggcagat ATCCAGAGGTTCATATTGCTTTAGAGAACTTGCAGCAGTTCCCTGCCTTCAGCGCATGCTCAGGAGAGTATGCAGGCACTGAGAACCAGACTGATGCTCTGCTCTCTCCTGTTGGTTCAAGTCCCATTTCTCAATCAG AGTCCGTGTATACTCCACAGTCTCCTGCAGGCAGTCTTGGCAGCCCTTCACTCTTTGTTGGAAATCTGGAGGAGGAATCTACCCTCCCCTCCTTTGCCCAG ATGCTGAGGGCTGGAAAAGCTAAACCAGAAACATGGAATAGTTTTCAGCCAAAGAAGAAAG AGGAAAACTCCACCCTGGCTCCTCCTGCTCCAGGAGACAGTGATGGGGAGAGCGATAACTCGGACCGTGTACCTGTGCCTAGTTTCCAGAACTCCTTCAGCCAAGCTATTGAGGCAGCCTTCCTAAAACTGGACAAGCCGTCCACTTCTGACCATCTCTTGG AGGAAAAAAGAGGcaagaaaaagaagcagaagcaaaagTTGCTGTTCAGCACTTCAGTGGTTCATACCAAGTGA
- the POP5 gene encoding ribonuclease P/MRP protein subunit POP5 isoform X2: MVRFKNRYFLCEIISEDPHCLQLIEERTVHNAVKNAVARIHGDFGLACCSIAFSVKYLNAYTGVVLFCCRKDFYRLLGSSLPFISHLENKNQCYPCSFNTLYVGATIRRCQKFLIQYNKDQLLLMLRNCSNEDRQAIQKSMESCALVREQRFQSHDEDSDVSTEMA; encoded by the exons ATGGTGAGGTTTAAAAACAG ATACTTCCTTTGCGAGATCATCTCCGAGGACCCTCATTGTCTGCAGCTTATTGAGGAGCGCACAGTGCACAACGCAGTGAAAAATGCTGTTGCACGAATTCACGGAGACTTTGGACTAGCCTGCTGCTCCATCGCTTTTTCAG TAAAGTACCTCAATGCTTACACAGGagttgttctgttctgttgccGGAAGGACTTTTATCGGCTACTTGGTTCATCTCTTCCCTTCATCAGTCACTTGGAGAACAAGAATCAGTGTTATCCCTGTTCCTTTAACACTCTATATGTTGGAG CTACAATACGGAGGTGTCAGAAATTCCTAATCCAGTACAACAAGGACCAGCTGCTCCTGATGCTACGCAATTGCTCCAATGAAG ACAGACAAGCCATCCAGAAGTCAATGGAGAGCTGTGCACTTGTGAGAGAGCAGCGGTTTCAGAGTCACGATGAAGACAGCGATGTTAGCACAGAGATGGCCTGA
- the POP5 gene encoding ribonuclease P/MRP protein subunit POP5 isoform X1 gives MVRFKNRYFLCEIISEDPHCLQLIEERTVHNAVKNAVARIHGDFGLACCSIAFSVKYLNAYTGVVLFCCRKDFYRLLGSSLPFISHLENKNQCYPCSFNTLYVGATIRRCQKFLIQYNKDQLLLMLRNCSNEADRQAIQKSMESCALVREQRFQSHDEDSDVSTEMA, from the exons ATGGTGAGGTTTAAAAACAG ATACTTCCTTTGCGAGATCATCTCCGAGGACCCTCATTGTCTGCAGCTTATTGAGGAGCGCACAGTGCACAACGCAGTGAAAAATGCTGTTGCACGAATTCACGGAGACTTTGGACTAGCCTGCTGCTCCATCGCTTTTTCAG TAAAGTACCTCAATGCTTACACAGGagttgttctgttctgttgccGGAAGGACTTTTATCGGCTACTTGGTTCATCTCTTCCCTTCATCAGTCACTTGGAGAACAAGAATCAGTGTTATCCCTGTTCCTTTAACACTCTATATGTTGGAG CTACAATACGGAGGTGTCAGAAATTCCTAATCCAGTACAACAAGGACCAGCTGCTCCTGATGCTACGCAATTGCTCCAATGAAG CAGACAGACAAGCCATCCAGAAGTCAATGGAGAGCTGTGCACTTGTGAGAGAGCAGCGGTTTCAGAGTCACGATGAAGACAGCGATGTTAGCACAGAGATGGCCTGA